Proteins from one Camelina sativa cultivar DH55 chromosome 8, Cs, whole genome shotgun sequence genomic window:
- the LOC104707154 gene encoding DNA ligase 1 isoform X2 produces the protein MISPVYGLKGFIQRKGFLKHNYLEFGFCSSLTCESVRRLLEEDLKLEKHALDVHKSFVKQHLVQCLEGAENDDTSENSQETEKKDDVTPLKEAAKLSEEHKVKKDVKADMTGDDDKTEDSPVMGLLTDDNTSKSIAEQTKDEESKEVLQSDIKKALRKRSSYINANSEKITMGLLRRLLEQDLKLEKYSLDPYKKFINEELDEVLQALETTKPISKAMAPKKTTKRMTKDMARKTTVTRNVKSTPAKNSDNEEMSDSDGEDEEEDMEVAVKKKTAEKRKSSKSEGTGKRKREKEKVSSLKKTKQTDSQSDSDAGEKASSSEKSVKKQETPTTGYGRRVEHLKSIIKSCGMSISPSVYRKAKQAPEEKREDTLVKELKEILAKEGLSANPSEKEIKEVKKRKERTKELEGIDTSNIVSSSRRRSTTSFVPPPKPIKAEESESDESEDSDNEEDEEEDEEVVGEEEDEEVVGEEEDEDEEEGEGGNEEGAEGSQNEGEANTDGDEEDRE, from the exons ATGATATCTCCAGTTTATGGTTTAAAGGGTTTCATTCAAAGGAAAGGTTTTCTGAAGCACAATTATCTGGAATTTGGTTTTTGCAGCAGCCTCACCTGTGAGAGTGTGCGGAGGTTGCTGGAGGAGGATCTGAAATTGGAGAAACATGCTTTGGATGTGCATAAGAGCTTTGTTAAACAACATTTGGTTCAG TGCTTAGAAGGTGCTGAGAATGATGATACTTCAGAAAATTCTCAAGAAactgagaagaaagatgatgtaACTCCATTGAAAGAGGCAGCAAAGTTATCGGAAGAGCACAAGGTGAAAAAAGATGTCAAGGCAGATATGACTGGTGATGATGACAAAACAGAAGATTCTCCTGTGATGGGACTTCTGACAGATGACAACACGTCCAAATCTATAGCTGAGCAAACAAAAGATGAGGAGAGCAAAGAGGTCCTTCAGAGTGACATAAAGAAAGCCCTTCGTAAAAGGTCTTCTTATATTAACGCTAATTCTGA GAAAATTACAATGGGTTTACTTCGTCGACTTTTGGAGCAAGATCTTAAATTAGAAAAGTATTCTCTTGACCCCTACAAGAAATTCATTAATGAAGAATTAGATGAA GTACTACAAGCTCTTGAAACTACAAAACCTATAAGTAAGGCTATGGCTCCGAAGAAAACTACAAAACGTATGACTAAGGATATGGCTCGGAAGACAACTGTAACCAGGAATGTCAAGAGTACACCAGCTAAAAATTCAGACAATGAAGAAATGTCTGATTCAGATGGTGAAGACGAGGAGGAGGACATGGAAGTAGCTGTGAAAAAGAAGACGGCTGAGAAAAGAAAGTCATCAAAGTCAGAGGGAACCGGAAAGAGGAAACGTGAAAAGGAGAAAGTTTCATCtctgaagaagacaaaacaaacagatTCACAGAGCGACAGTGATGCAGGAGAAAAGGCATCATCTTCAGAAAAATCTGTGAAG AAACAGGAAACTCCAACGACTGGCTACGGCAGGCGTGTTGAGCATCTTAAATCTATCATAAAATCTTGTGGAATGAG TATTTCTCCATCGGTTTACAGGAAAGCCAAGCAGGCTCCCGAGGAGAAACGCGAGGATACTCTGGTAAAAGAACTCAAGGAGATACTCGCCAAAGAAGGATTGTCTGCAAATCCTTCAGAAAAAG AGATCAAGGaagtcaaaaaaagaaaagaaagaacaaaggaGCTTGAGGGTATTGATACTAGCAACATTGTGTCGAGTTCAAGGAGAAGATCCACAACAAGTTTTGTGCCGCCTCCGAAGCCAATAAAAGCAGAAGAAAGCGAGAGCGATGAATCAGAAGATTCTGATAAtgaagaggatgaggaggaagatgaagaagtagtaggtgaagaagaagatgaggaagtagtaggagaagaagaagatgaggacgAGGAAGAAGGCGAGGGAGGTAATGAAGAAGGCGCAGAGGGAAGTCAAAACGAAGGAGAAGCAAACACTG atggtgatgaagaGGACAGGGAATAA
- the LOC104707154 gene encoding DNA ligase 1 isoform X1 encodes MISPVYGLKGFIQRKGFLKHNYLEFGFCSSLTCESVRRLLEEDLKLEKHALDVHKSFVKQHLVQCLEGAENDDTSENSQETEKKDDVTPLKEAAKLSEEHKVKKDVKADMTGDDDKTEDSPVMGLLTDDNTSKSIAEQTKDEESKEVLQSDIKKALRKRSSYINANSEKITMGLLRRLLEQDLKLEKYSLDPYKKFINEELDEVLQALETTKPISKAMAPKKTTKRMTKDMARKTTVTRNVKSTPAKNSDNEEMSDSDGEDEEEDMEVAVKKKTAEKRKSSKSEGTGKRKREKEKVSSLKKTKQTDSQSDSDAGEKASSSEKSVKKQETPTTGYGRRVEHLKSIIKSCGMSISPSVYRKAKQAPEEKREDTLVKELKEILAKEGLSANPSEKEIKEVKKRKERTKELEGIDTSNIVSSSRRRSTTSFVPPPKPIKAEESESDESEDSDNEEDEEEDEEVVGEEEDEEVVGEEEDEDEEEGEGGNEEGAEGSQNEGEANTEDGDEEDRE; translated from the exons ATGATATCTCCAGTTTATGGTTTAAAGGGTTTCATTCAAAGGAAAGGTTTTCTGAAGCACAATTATCTGGAATTTGGTTTTTGCAGCAGCCTCACCTGTGAGAGTGTGCGGAGGTTGCTGGAGGAGGATCTGAAATTGGAGAAACATGCTTTGGATGTGCATAAGAGCTTTGTTAAACAACATTTGGTTCAG TGCTTAGAAGGTGCTGAGAATGATGATACTTCAGAAAATTCTCAAGAAactgagaagaaagatgatgtaACTCCATTGAAAGAGGCAGCAAAGTTATCGGAAGAGCACAAGGTGAAAAAAGATGTCAAGGCAGATATGACTGGTGATGATGACAAAACAGAAGATTCTCCTGTGATGGGACTTCTGACAGATGACAACACGTCCAAATCTATAGCTGAGCAAACAAAAGATGAGGAGAGCAAAGAGGTCCTTCAGAGTGACATAAAGAAAGCCCTTCGTAAAAGGTCTTCTTATATTAACGCTAATTCTGA GAAAATTACAATGGGTTTACTTCGTCGACTTTTGGAGCAAGATCTTAAATTAGAAAAGTATTCTCTTGACCCCTACAAGAAATTCATTAATGAAGAATTAGATGAA GTACTACAAGCTCTTGAAACTACAAAACCTATAAGTAAGGCTATGGCTCCGAAGAAAACTACAAAACGTATGACTAAGGATATGGCTCGGAAGACAACTGTAACCAGGAATGTCAAGAGTACACCAGCTAAAAATTCAGACAATGAAGAAATGTCTGATTCAGATGGTGAAGACGAGGAGGAGGACATGGAAGTAGCTGTGAAAAAGAAGACGGCTGAGAAAAGAAAGTCATCAAAGTCAGAGGGAACCGGAAAGAGGAAACGTGAAAAGGAGAAAGTTTCATCtctgaagaagacaaaacaaacagatTCACAGAGCGACAGTGATGCAGGAGAAAAGGCATCATCTTCAGAAAAATCTGTGAAG AAACAGGAAACTCCAACGACTGGCTACGGCAGGCGTGTTGAGCATCTTAAATCTATCATAAAATCTTGTGGAATGAG TATTTCTCCATCGGTTTACAGGAAAGCCAAGCAGGCTCCCGAGGAGAAACGCGAGGATACTCTGGTAAAAGAACTCAAGGAGATACTCGCCAAAGAAGGATTGTCTGCAAATCCTTCAGAAAAAG AGATCAAGGaagtcaaaaaaagaaaagaaagaacaaaggaGCTTGAGGGTATTGATACTAGCAACATTGTGTCGAGTTCAAGGAGAAGATCCACAACAAGTTTTGTGCCGCCTCCGAAGCCAATAAAAGCAGAAGAAAGCGAGAGCGATGAATCAGAAGATTCTGATAAtgaagaggatgaggaggaagatgaagaagtagtaggtgaagaagaagatgaggaagtagtaggagaagaagaagatgaggacgAGGAAGAAGGCGAGGGAGGTAATGAAGAAGGCGCAGAGGGAAGTCAAAACGAAGGAGAAGCAAACACTG aagatggtgatgaagaGGACAGGGAATAA
- the LOC104709523 gene encoding DNA ligase 1-like has translation MSSGDSTMNTAREIAGDKVDSKDVEATTTKGDIESQILAAMQSRVTYLRDKADSLTCESVRRLLEEDLKLEKHALDVHKSFVKQHLVQCLEGAENDDTSENSQETEKKDDVTPLKEAAKLSEEHKVKKDVKADMTGDDDKTEDSPVMGLLTDDNTSKSIAEQTKDEESKEVLQSDIKKALRKRSSYINANSEKITMGLLRRLLEQDLKLEKYSLDPYKKFINEELDEVLQALETTKPISKAMAPKKTTKRMTKDMARKTTVTRNVKSTPAKNSDNEEMSDSDGEDEEEDMEVAVKKKTAEKRKSSKSEGTGKRKREKEKVSSLKKTKQTDSQSDSDAGEKASSSEKSVKKQETPTTGYGRRVEHLKSIIKSCGMSISPSVYRKAKQAPEEKREDTLVKELKEILAKEGLSANPSEKEIKEVKKRKERTKELEGIDTSNIVSSSRRRSTTSFVPPPKPIKAEESESDESEDSDNEEDEEEDEEVVGEEEDEEVVGEEEDEDEEEGEGGNEEGAEGSQNEGEANTEDGDEXRFDFTEIITVVVLF, from the exons ATGTCTAGCGGCGACTCAACGATGAACACGGCCAGGGAGATCGCCGGTGACAAGGTTGATTCGAAGGATGTTgaggcaacaacaacaaaaggagATATCGAGTCCCAGATTCTCGCGGCTATGCAGTCCCGAGTAACCTACCTCAGAGATAAAGCAGA CAGCCTCACCTGTGAGAGTGTGCGGAGGTTGCTGGAGGAGGATCTGAAATTGGAGAAACATGCTTTGGATGTGCATAAGAGCTTTGTTAAACAACATTTGGTTCAG TGCTTAGAAGGTGCTGAGAATGATGATACTTCAGAAAATTCTCAAGAAactgagaagaaagatgatgtaACTCCATTGAAAGAGGCAGCAAAGTTATCGGAAGAGCACAAGGTGAAAAAAGATGTCAAGGCAGATATGACTGGTGATGATGACAAAACAGAAGATTCTCCTGTGATGGGACTTCTGACAGATGACAACACGTCCAAATCTATAGCTGAGCAAACAAAAGATGAGGAGAGCAAAGAGGTCCTTCAGAGTGACATAAAGAAAGCCCTTCGTAAAAGGTCTTCTTATATTAACGCTAATTCTGA GAAAATTACAATGGGTTTACTTCGTCGACTTTTGGAGCAAGATCTTAAATTAGAAAAGTATTCTCTTGACCCCTACAAGAAATTCATTAATGAAGAATTAGATGAA GTACTACAAGCTCTTGAAACTACAAAACCTATAAGTAAGGCTATGGCTCCGAAGAAAACTACAAAACGTATGACTAAGGATATGGCTCGGAAGACAACTGTAACCAGGAATGTCAAGAGTACACCAGCTAAAAATTCAGACAATGAAGAAATGTCTGATTCAGATGGTGAAGACGAGGAGGAGGACATGGAAGTAGCTGTGAAAAAGAAGACGGCTGAGAAAAGAAAGTCATCAAAGTCAGAGGGAACCGGAAAGAGGAAACGTGAAAAGGAGAAAGTTTCATCtctgaagaagacaaaacaaacagatTCACAGAGCGACAGTGATGCAGGAGAAAAGGCATCATCTTCAGAAAAATCTGTGAAG AAACAGGAAACTCCAACGACTGGCTACGGCAGGCGTGTTGAGCATCTTAAATCTATCATAAAATCTTGTGGAATGAG TATTTCTCCATCGGTTTACAGGAAAGCCAAGCAGGCTCCCGAGGAGAAACGCGAGGATACTCTGGTAAAAGAACTCAAGGAGATACTCGCCAAAGAAGGATTGTCTGCAAATCCTTCAGAAAAAG AGATCAAGGaagtcaaaaaaagaaaagaaagaacaaaggaGCTTGAGGGTATTGATACTAGCAACATTGTGTCGAGTTCAAGGAGAAGATCCACAACAAGTTTTGTGCCGCCTCCGAAGCCAATAAAAGCAGAAGAAAGCGAGAGCGATGAATCAGAAGATTCTGATAAtgaagaggatgaggaggaagatgaagaagtagtaggtgaagaagaagatgaggaagtagtaggagaagaagaagatgaggacgAGGAAGAAGGCGAGGGAGGTAATGAAGAAGGCGCAGAGGGAAGTCAAAACGAAGGAGAAGCAAACACTG AAGATGGTGATGAAGNTCGCTTCGATTTCACGGAAATTATCactgttgttgttttgttttga
- the LOC104709524 gene encoding nucleolin-like translates to MSSGDSTMNTAREIAGDKVDSKDVEATTTKGDIESQILAAMQSRVTYLRDKADSLTCESVRRLLEEDLKLEKHALDVHKSFVKQHLVQCLEGAENDDTSENSQETEKKDDVTPLKEAAKLSEEHKVKKDVKADMTGDDDKTEDSPVMGLLTDDNTSKSIAEQTKDEESKEVLQSDIKKALRKRSSYINANSEKITMGLLRRLLEQDLKLEKYSLDPYKKFINEELDEVLQALETTKPISKAMAPKKTTKRMTKDMARKTTVTRNVKSTPAKNSDNEEMSDSDGEDEEEDMEVAVKKKTAEKRKSSKSEGTGKRKREKEKVSSLKKTKQTDSQSDSDAGEKASSSEKSVKKQETPTTGYGRRVEHLKSIIKSCGMSISPSVYRKAKXVGLVILV, encoded by the exons ATGTCTAGCGGCGACTCAACGATGAACACGGCCAGGGAGATCGCCGGTGACAAGGTTGATTCGAAGGATGTTgaggcaacaacaacaaaaggagATATCGAGTCCCAGATTCTCGCGGCTATGCAGTCCCGAGTAACCTACCTCAGAGATAAAGCAGA CAGCCTCACCTGTGAGAGTGTGCGGAGGTTGCTGGAGGAGGATCTGAAATTGGAGAAACATGCTTTGGATGTGCATAAGAGCTTTGTTAAACAACATTTGGTTCAG TGCTTAGAAGGTGCTGAGAATGATGATACTTCAGAAAATTCTCAAGAAactgagaagaaagatgatgtaACTCCATTGAAAGAGGCAGCAAAGTTATCGGAAGAGCACAAGGTGAAAAAAGATGTCAAGGCAGATATGACTGGTGATGATGACAAAACAGAAGATTCTCCTGTGATGGGACTTCTGACAGATGACAACACGTCCAAATCTATAGCTGAGCAAACAAAAGATGAGGAGAGCAAAGAG GTCCTTCAGAGTGACATAAAGAAAGCCCTTCGTAAAAGGTCTTCTTATATTAACGCTAATTCTGA GAAAATTACAATGGGTTTACTTCGTCGACTTTTGGAGCAAGATCTTAAATTAGAAAAGTATTCTCTTGACCCCTACAAGAAATTCATTAATGAAGAATTAGATGAA GTACTACAAGCTCTTGAAACTACAAAACCTATAAGTAAGGCTATGGCTCCGAAGAAAACTACAAAACGTATGACTAAGGATATGGCTCGGAAGACAACTGTAACCAGGAATGTCAAGAGTACACCAGCTAAAAATTCAGACAATGAAGAAATGTCTGATTCAGATGGTGAAGACGAGGAGGAGGACATGGAAGTAGCTGTGAAAAAGAAGACGGCTGAGAAAAGAAAGTCATCAAAGTCAGAGGGAACCGGAAAGAGGAAACGTGAAAAGGAGAAAGTTTCATCtctgaagaagacaaaacaaacagatTCACAGAGCGACAGTGATGCAGGAGAAAAGGCATCATCTTCAGAAAAATCTGTGAAG AAACAGGAAACTCCAACGACTGGCTACGGCAGGCGTGTTGAGCATCTTAAATCTATCATAAAATCTTGTGGAATGAG TATTTCTCCATCGGTTTACAGGAAAGCCAAGCANGTTGGTTTAGTTATTTTggtatga
- the LOC104709525 gene encoding uncharacterized protein LOC104709525, producing the protein MSSGDSTMNTAREIAGDKVDSKDVEATTTKGDIESQILAAMQSRVTYLRDKADSLTCESVRRLLEEDLKLEKHALDVHKSFVKQHLVQCLEGAENDDTSENSQETEKKDDVTPLKEAAKLSEEHKVKKDVKADMTGDDDKTEDSPVMGLLTDDNTSKSIAEQTKDEESKXASQQDCQKPAYTAVAISGNFSSLHYD; encoded by the exons ATGTCTAGCGGCGACTCAACGATGAACACGGCCAGGGAGATCGCCGGTGACAAGGTTGATTCGAAGGATGTTgaggcaacaacaacaaaaggagATATCGAGTCCCAGATTCTCGCGGCTATGCAGTCCCGAGTAACCTACCTCAGAGATAAAGCAGA CAGCCTCACCTGTGAGAGTGTGCGGAGGTTGCTGGAGGAGGATCTGAAATTGGAGAAACATGCTTTGGATGTGCATAAGAGCTTTGTTAAACAACATTTGGTTCAG TGCTTAGAAGGTGCTGAGAATGATGATACTTCAGAAAATTCTCAAGAAactgagaagaaagatgatgtaACTCCATTGAAAGAGGCAGCAAAGTTATCGGAAGAGCACAAGGTGAAAAAAGATGTCAAGGCAGATATGACTGGTGATGATGACAAAACAGAAGATTCTCCTGTGATGGGACTTCTGACAGATGACAACACGTCCAAATCTATAGCTGAGCAAACAAAAGATGAGGAGAGCAAAGANGCGTCTCAACAAGACTGCCAAAAACCGGCTTATACTGCCGTAGCCATTTCCGGAAACTTCTCCTCTTTACACTATGATTAA